A single region of the Raphanus sativus cultivar WK10039 chromosome 1, ASM80110v3, whole genome shotgun sequence genome encodes:
- the LOC108860675 gene encoding inactive leucine-rich repeat receptor-like serine/threonine-protein kinase At1g60630, translating into MVSSSPSTLFLLFASTLFFFCLLSPARSSDVDSLLALKSSIDPSNSIPWRGETDLCSWEGVKECLNGRVSKLVLEHLNLTGSLDSRILNQLDQLRVLSFKSNSLSGSIPNLSGLHNLKSVYLNDNNFTGSFPESLTSLHRLKTINLSGNRLSGKIPASLLRLSRLYTLDVRDNRFAGAIPPLNQTSLRFFNVSNNELSGPIPPTRALKQFDESSFAGNVALCGDQIRIPCETSSPGPSAKPAPTEKKKKSKAKLIGIIAGSVAGGVLIFVLLLTLLIFCCRRRKSKLSPREDRKGKGIVEGGEGAGAASSETERDIERKDRGFSWERSEEGAVGTLVFLGASDSGDTTNVVRYTMEDLLKASAETLGRGTLGSTYKAVMESGFIVTVKRLKNARYPRMEEFKRHVEILGQLRHPNLVSLRAYFQAKEERLLVYDYFPNGSLFTLIHGTRASGNGKPLHWTSCLKIAEDLASALLYIHQNPGLTHGNLKSSNVLLGPDFESCLTDYGLSTLHDPDSAEETSAVSLFYKAPECRDPRRASTQPADVYSFGVLLLELLTGRTPFQDLVQEYGSDISRWVRAVREEETESGEEPTSSGNEASEEKLQALLSIANVCVTIQPENRPVMREVLKMVRDARAEAPFSSNSSEHSPGRWSDTVQSLPREDQVSI; encoded by the exons ATGGTCTCTTCTTCTCCGTCCACATTGTTCCTACTCTTTGCTTCTACACTATTCTTCTTCTGTTTACTTTCTCCCGCGAGATCCAGCGACGTTGACTCTCTCCTCGCCTTGAAATCCTCAATCGATCCATCCAACTCCATCCCATGGCGAGGAGAAACAGATCTCTGCAGCTGGGAAGGAGTCAAAGAATGTCTCAACGGAAGAGTCTCCAAACTCGTCCTCGAGCATCTCAACCTAACCGGCTCACTCGACTCAAGGATCCTAAACCAATTGGACCAGCTTAGGGTTCTCAGCTTCAAATCAAACTCACTCTCCGGTTCAATCCCAAACCTCTCCGGTTTACACAATCTCAAATCGGTTTACCTCAACGACAACAACTTCACCGGCTCCTTCCCGGAGTCCCTCACCTCGCTCCACCGACTGAAAACCATAAACCTCTCCGGGAACAGACTATCCGGCAAGATCCCGGCCTCGCTCCTCCGTCTCTCGCGGCTGTACACGCTCGACGTCCGGGACAATCGCTTCGCCGGCGCGATCCCTCCTCTCAACCAGACGAGTCTCAGATTCTTCAACGTCTCAAACAACGAACTCTCCGGCCCGATCCCGCCGACGCGAGCTTTGAAGCAGTTCGACGAGAGTTCGTTCGCCGGAAACGTCGCTCTCTGCGGCGATCAGATTCGAATCCCGTGCGAAACGTCGTCTCCGGGGCCCTCGGCGAAACCAGCGCCtacggagaagaagaagaagagcaaagcGAAACTGATCGGAATCATCGCCGGAAGCGTCGCCGGGGGAGTTCTGATCTTCGTCCTTCTGCTGACGCTTCTTATCTTCTGCTGTAGACGACGGAAGAGCAAATTATCTCCGAGGGAAGATAGAAAAGGCAAAGGAATCGttgaaggaggagaaggagcaGGAGCAGCTTCTTCGGAGACGGAGAGAGATATCGAGAGGAAAGACAGAGGATTCTCATGGGAGAGAAGCGAAGAAGGAGCGGTGGGGACGCTTGTTTTCCTCGGAGCGAGCGATTCAGGCGATACGACGAATGTGGTGAGATACACCATGGAAGATCTGCTCAAAGCTTCGGCTGAGACTTTGGGAAGAGGGACGTTAGGGAGCACGTACAAGGCCGTGATGGAGTCTGGGTTTATAGTCACTGTGAAGAGGCTCAAGAACGCGAGGTATCCTCGCATGGAGGAGTTCAAGAGACACGTTGAGATACTTGGACAGCTCAGACACCCTAACCTCGTCTCTCTCAGAGCTTATTTCCAGGCTAAAGAAGAACGATTGCTCGTCTATGATTACTTCCCCAATGGCAGTCTCTTCACTCTTATCCACG GAACTCGAGCTTCTGGAAACGGGAAGCCTCTACATTGGACTTCATGTCTAAAAATAGCTGAGGACTTAGCCTCAGCATTGCTCTACATTCATCAGAACCCTGGCCTAACTCACGGGAACTTGAAATCGTCTAATGTTCTGTTAGGTCCTGATTTCGAGTCCTGCCTCACGGACTACGGCCTCAGCACTCTCCACGATCCCGACTCGGCTGAAGAGACGAGCGCGGTCTCTCTCTTTTACAAAGCGCCGGAGTGTAGAGACCCGAGGAGAGCCTCTACGCAACCCGCTGATGTCTACAGCTTCGGGGTCCTTCTCCTCGAGCTTTTGACAGGTAGAACACCGTTCCAGGACCTTGTTCAAGAATACGGGTCGGATATCTCTAGATGGGTGCGTGCGGTGAGAGAAGAAGAGACTGAATCAGGCGAGGAACCGACTTCTTCAGGGAACGAAGCGTCCGAGGAGAAGCTTCAGGCGCTTCTGAGTATCGCAAATGTTTGCGTGACCATTCAACCTGAAAACAGGCCTGTGATGAGAGAGGTGTTGAAGATGGTGAGGGACGCGAGAGCCGAAGCACCGTTCTCGTCTAACAGTAGCGAACATTCACCGGGGAGATGGTCGGATACTGTTCAGAGCTTGCCAAGGGAAGATCAAGTGAGCATATAG